The sequence ATTGGGCCTTCAAAGGAGTCAACAATCAGGAGTACCCCATTGACCATCTGTAATACCCGTTCGACCTCACCGCCAAAGTCAGCATGTCCTGGAGTATCGATGATATTGATCTTTGTCCCTTCCCAATGAACAGCTGTGTTCTTCGACAAAATAGTAATTCCACGTTCACGTTCTAAATCATTGGAATCCATGACGCGTTCAATTACTTGTTGATTGGCTCGGAAGGTTCCACTTTGTTTTAACATGGCATCAACAAGCGTGGTTTTCCCATGATCTACGTGAGCGATAATAGCAATATTTCTTAAGTTGCGAGTTTCCATAGTAGGATTTTAGTTCCTTTCTTTCACTAATCTAATCATATCACTTTAAGATATCATAGTTGGGAAATGAATTCAAGCATGAGGAACTAAGTTCGGTAATAATGAACTTAGTTCCTCATGCTTTTAGGTTGTTCGTTTGTATTTACGTGGAATAATTTAAGTATTATCCTATTCGTCTACGATTATCCTTTTATTGGATTGGATTCTGCTGCAGTGGCAGCAGCTAGGTTAATTGGGCGTATCGGCATAACCGTAGAGATAGCATGCTTATAAACCATCTGTTGTCTGCCTTCAAACTCAATAACAACCGTGAAGTTATCAAATCCTTTAATAAGTCCCTTAAGTTGAAAACCGTTTACCAAATATATGGTCACAGGAAGGTTTTCCTTACGTACCTGATTTAAAAAAGTATCTTGTAAATTGATGGGCGATTTGTTCATTTATTTTCCTCCATCACCTTATTTTTCTATTCTTTATCTATTTTACACGAGATTGTTGAGCTCTGCAAGCTTGAACCACAGACTCTAGTAGTTGGTTAAAGTCCGTCTGGATATCATGCCAACTAATTCTAGGATCTCTGTTAAACCAGGTTAGCTGTCGTTTGGCAAAATGCCGCGTATCTCGCTGGAGCAGTCGCAGCATTTCAGGCTGAGTGACTAGACCCTTCAAATGCCAAATGGCGTGTCGGTAGCCGATGCTCTGTAATGGCTTCAAGGTGGGAGGATAGCCAGCCTTAATAAGATTTAAAGTCTCCTCTAACAAACCTTGAGAAAGCATTTCCACGCACCGTTGATTAATTCGCTCATAAATAAGGCTGCGGGGTGCAGTCAGCCCAAGATAGAGTACCGAAGGATCCAAAGGTTGGTATTGATCATCCTTAAATTGTCGTTGACTTGATTGAGGTTTCCCTGTCAATTCATAAATTTCAAGAGCTCGAGTAACTCTTAAGACATCGTTAGGATGAAGTTGCTCGGCGGTTTGGGGATCTCGTTTATTAAGTTCTTCATGGAGCAGCAAGTTTCCATGGGAATCGGCAAACTTCTTCCACTTCAACCGAATTTCCTCATTGCCGTGTTCTGAGAAGTCATAGGGATCAAGTAAGGACCTAATATAAAGCCCCGTTCCACCCACGATAATCGGAAAATGTCCGCGTCCTCTTATTTCCTCTATCAGAGGAGTTGCTAACAATTTAAACTGAGCTGCAGTGAAGGGTTCTGCGGGATCCAGAAAATCAATCAGGTGATGAGGTACGAGTTGGAGTTCTTCCGGTGTAGGTTTAGCCGAACCAATATCCAGCTTCTTATAAACCTGTACAGAATCTCCCGAGATAATTTCTCCGCCAATTTTTTGAGCAAGAGCTAACCCCAAGCCTGACTTACCAATACCCGTTGGGCCAATAATAATAACAAGTGGATACACCTAACCATCTCCAATGCCAATGTAACTCTTACAATAGGTTCACTTCTGTGGATCGAAGCCGCCTTGTTTTTGTGTCTAAGATTTACAGAGTAGTAGCCTTCCATACCGATGCGGCATCGCAGATGATGAAATACTAATACTGTCTTTCTAACATGCTAAGGATTCTTCAAGCCTTACGAGAGCCCCCCCAAAGTACTGCGCAAACTTCTAGCAAGCTGACTGGAGGAGCGCTTTTCTGCAAAGCGGATGCGTCAGTGAAGCCGCGGTAAGGCGAGCACAGACGGTTCGCGTCCCCGTAGCGCACCGCAGGTTTACATGCAGGAATACCTAGAGGTTCGGACGCGCTCGCGAACCGTCCAGCGAGCCAGCGGCGGAACTCGCAGACGCGTGCAGAACGAAGACACTGTCTTCGCACGGGTTAACACTGCTAAAAAGCGCTCCCCCAGAGACAGACAGAAGAACTGCCCCCCTGTTCCCCAGGATGAGTTTCTCAGAGTAGTATACCCTTGTTCTAATGCCCACAAACTTTAAACTCCCTGCACAGCAAGATAACGCCAAGTTCTTCCCCTTCGCTATTAATCTTAAGTTCGGTAAAAGCGTTTTTCAAGTTCAGAGCGTGTCATAGTAACCATCGTAGGTCGTCCATGGGGACAAGTATAGGGATTTTCAGTCCGACTTAAACTTGCTATTAGTTGCTCCATTTCCGGCAGGTTCAAAGAATCTTGCGCCTTAATGGATTCCTTACAGGCTAACATATATATCCATTCCTCTAATATTTTATCAAAGGTTGGCGGGGAGTCCTTCATGAGTACATTTTCGATGAACTGACGGAGCATTTCATCGGCCTGAAATGAACCTGTTTGGACTGGTATCCCTCGCAGTAAATAAGTTCGAGAGCCGAACTGTTCAATTATAAAACCCATTTCATTGAGAATCCAGAGATTTTCCAAAAGAACTTGTTCTTCCTGGAGTGTAAATTCCATAGGGATCGGAATTAAAAGTGTCTGACTGAATTGATCTGCTGCTTTGAACTCCTTGAGAAGTCTCTCATAGTTGATTCGCTCATGGGCAGCATGTTGGTCGATCATTATAAGAACTTTACCGTCAGTTGCCAGAATGTAGGTGTTGAAAAGTTGGGTTAATGGCCACATATGGTTAAGGGATTCCCCAGCTGACGTATTTAAAATAATATCTTTTTGATTCTCAATTTTTAGTGATTTAATTTGATCATCTTTTTGATATTCAGCTCCAATTGGCTGAGCTTGATCAACCTTTTTTTTATTTAAGCTATCATGACTAAGCATAGTCTCCTGAGGTAAAGAATTCAGTTTTTTTTCAGTGATAGGGAGTTGATGAAGAAAATCAATTTTCGGTTGTTCATAAGTTTTAGTTTGATTGGATTTTACTGATTGCCCAGAATTTATAACCTGCGGAATCGGCGGTTCAGATTCCCGTAGTTTTAAATCACTATAGGAGGATAAAGGCCGAGCCAGAGATTCCGGTCTTGAAAAACTTACAGGCGTGGGTATGTTTGATTGAGTAGTCTGAGTTGGTTGAGTTTGCATAGAAGGTAAAGGTTTGCTATTCAGTAAAGTATGATATACTGCTTCTTTAATAAATTGAGATAGCCCTTGTTCCTCCTTAAAGCGCACATCCATTTTTGTGGGATGAACATTTACGTCATAATCCCCCGGTGAAACCGTCAAATGTAGTACAACTATTGGGTGAAGCTTGACGGGAATTAACGTGTGATATCCCTCTGTCAGTGCCCGACTTAAGATGGAAGAGCGAACGGTTCGTCCATTGAGCATAAAATACTGAGACTGTTTAGAAGAACGGACTAAGTTAGGAGGGCTGATAAAACCTTCAAGCTGCCACTTTTCATGCCGGGCTGTGATTGGCATCAGTTGGCGAGCAATTGAATGTCCTAATACTGCTGCTATTGCTTCTC comes from Desulfosporosinus meridiei DSM 13257 and encodes:
- the hfq gene encoding RNA chaperone Hfq, with the translated sequence MNKSPINLQDTFLNQVRKENLPVTIYLVNGFQLKGLIKGFDNFTVVIEFEGRQQMVYKHAISTVMPIRPINLAAATAAESNPIKG
- the miaA gene encoding tRNA (adenosine(37)-N6)-dimethylallyltransferase MiaA; protein product: MYPLVIIIGPTGIGKSGLGLALAQKIGGEIISGDSVQVYKKLDIGSAKPTPEELQLVPHHLIDFLDPAEPFTAAQFKLLATPLIEEIRGRGHFPIIVGGTGLYIRSLLDPYDFSEHGNEEIRLKWKKFADSHGNLLLHEELNKRDPQTAEQLHPNDVLRVTRALEIYELTGKPQSSQRQFKDDQYQPLDPSVLYLGLTAPRSLIYERINQRCVEMLSQGLLEETLNLIKAGYPPTLKPLQSIGYRHAIWHLKGLVTQPEMLRLLQRDTRHFAKRQLTWFNRDPRISWHDIQTDFNQLLESVVQACRAQQSRVK
- the mutL gene encoding DNA mismatch repair endonuclease MutL, whose amino-acid sequence is MTPVIHILDAHSANQIAAGEVVERPASVVKELVENSIDAGAKHIDISIEGNGVPMIRVRDDGCGIGTKDLPLAVIRHATSKITTIEDLDHLKTLGFRGEALPSIASVSRLQISSRPADEVAGLSLTLNDAGQGEYEEIGCPIGTAVTVRDLFFNTPARLKFLKSTPTEFGLISDTIGRIALAHPEIAFTLTHPSQIVLQTTGRGDLREAIAAVLGHSIARQLMPITARHEKWQLEGFISPPNLVRSSKQSQYFMLNGRTVRSSILSRALTEGYHTLIPVKLHPIVVLHLTVSPGDYDVNVHPTKMDVRFKEEQGLSQFIKEAVYHTLLNSKPLPSMQTQPTQTTQSNIPTPVSFSRPESLARPLSSYSDLKLRESEPPIPQVINSGQSVKSNQTKTYEQPKIDFLHQLPITEKKLNSLPQETMLSHDSLNKKKVDQAQPIGAEYQKDDQIKSLKIENQKDIILNTSAGESLNHMWPLTQLFNTYILATDGKVLIMIDQHAAHERINYERLLKEFKAADQFSQTLLIPIPMEFTLQEEQVLLENLWILNEMGFIIEQFGSRTYLLRGIPVQTGSFQADEMLRQFIENVLMKDSPPTFDKILEEWIYMLACKESIKAQDSLNLPEMEQLIASLSRTENPYTCPHGRPTMVTMTRSELEKRFYRT